The genomic stretch CGCCGATGGCTGCTGAGTATGGGCTATCCAACCGTGCCCTGAAAACAGTAAAAGATATCTTGTCCAAATATCCGGGCATCCAGTCTGCCGTATTGTACGGAAGCCGTGCCAAGGGCAACTATAAAAACGGTTCCGATATCGACATAACCCTGCATACGGATGACGCCTTTACCTATAAAGATCTGCTGGATCTTAAG from Treponema primitia ZAS-1 encodes the following:
- a CDS encoding nucleotidyltransferase domain-containing protein, producing the protein MAAEYGLSNRALKTVKDILSKYPGIQSAVLYGSRAKGNYKNGSDIDITLHTDDAFTYKDLLDLKGDFDESDLPHMVDVSNYRTLENENLKDHIRRVGKVLYERQPGFLSRQK